The following proteins come from a genomic window of Montipora foliosa isolate CH-2021 chromosome 2, ASM3666993v2, whole genome shotgun sequence:
- the LOC137993154 gene encoding suppressor APC domain-containing protein 2-like: MSEPSIDTRQVGKHVFLFTKKNGQEGSPTIIAKPVDITQELPREFLRYLRTLFDILDESGNGFVRLADIESRWKSKQSSNGLGEGVIESLRKVTPKNGLLSFERLCTGMKLALKTQPHTQNGYSHSGHGQPTKCSSSLLKLDSSAKEWTSDSSEESFASSERREKVQIIKKLRGWKDDNPDRRRSQSFSSNNFGGSETSSGSNSPSSTSGSPVRKSNSTARVYFVGKEENKCLKTNGYATPAGLSETHKQDKEGRVQELDEEYSLLQTGLQVIEKARKWYFKRITAIQEEKLHLQNEDQYSLEQFQYELLLLKTRRKELGLDEDSLKEHKYHIQEVNECLARITEGKPPQKVSQNGFSGTDDERRRLREEVEGLKKEVSDKNIKISQLENDKSALIRDLFNNKAVSGKNGFSVTKKGDKKF, translated from the exons ATGTCGGAGCCGTCAATTGATACTCGGCAAGTAGGGAaacatgtttttcttttcactaagaagAACGGACAGGAAGGCTCACCTACTATTATTGCAAAGCCCGTGGACATCACACAGGAGTTGCCGAGAGAATTTCTTCGCTATTTGAGGACGTTGTTTGATATTCTTGACGAAAGTGGCAACGGTTTTGTTAGGCTAGCCGACATTGAATCGCGCtggaaaagcaaacaaagttCAAATGGACTTGGCGAAGGAGTCATTGAAAGTTTACGGAAAGTAACACCGAAAAACGGTCTGTTGAGCTTTGAACGTCTTTGTACGGGAATGAAATTGGCCTTGAAAACACAACCGCACACCCAGAACGGGTATTCCCACAGCGGTCACGGTCAGCCGACCAAATGCTCCAGTTCCCTTCTTAAACTGGATTCATCGGCAAAAGAGTGGACTTCCGATTCTAGCGAGGAATCATTTGCAAGCAGTGAAAGGAGAGAAAAAGTTCAAATAATCAAAAAACTCAGAGGCTGGAAGGACGACAACCCAGACAGGCGTCGTTCGCAAAGTTTTTCAAGCAATAACTTCGGTGGAAGTGAGACTAGCTCCGGAAGTAACA GTCCCTCATCTACCAGTGGAAGTCCAGTAAGAAAATCAAACTCAACCGCCAGAGTCTATTTTGTGGGTAAGGAGGAGAATAAGTGTTTGAAGACCAATGGCTATGCCACACCTGCTGGTCTTTCGGAAACTCACAAGCAGGACAAG GAAGGAAGGGTTCAGGAACTCGATGAAGAATACAGCTTATTACAAACTGGTCTTCAGGTCATTGAAAAAGCAAGGAAATGgtatttcaaaaggataacCGCAATTCAAGAAGAAAAGTTGCACCTGCAAAATGAAGATCAATACTCGCTTGAACAA TTTCAGTACGAGCTGCTACTTctcaaaacgagaagaaaagaacTTGGTCTGGATGAGGATTCGTTAAAGGAACACAAGTACCACATACAAGAAGTCAATGAGTGCTTGGCAAGAATAACAGAAGGAAAACCACCACAAAAG GTTTCTCAAAATGGTTTCTCAGGGACAGATGATGAAAGGAGAAGACTCCGGGAGGAAGTTGAAGGATTAAAAAAG GAGGTTTCTGACAAGAACATTAAAATCAGTCAACTGGAGAATGACAAGTCAGCTCTCATTCGTGACCTCTTCAATAACAAGGCTGTATCAGGCAAGAATGGCTTCAGTGTTACGAAGAAAGGGGACAAGAAGTTTTAA
- the LOC137990809 gene encoding protein-tyrosine sulfotransferase 2-like, whose protein sequence is MCMANVFTLRRGTSKCFALICVCLLSLLTLLFSKWLSSFKCPDGKLAHSVIVARKSNDITSQSRVQVDRYTPFIFVGGFPRSGTTLMRVMLDAHPDIRCGQETRVIPRILLNIPNILRTISKEENARRLEAGVTEDVLDSAVAALITEIIAKHGYTAPRLCNKDPLTFRNLTYLARLFPKSKFIFMVRDVRAVLNSIIDRKIRIRGVYSPRYYENYNPEDLLRAWNVAVGEMNRQCEQLGKTRCLRMPYEHLVLFPTDSLKIVLEFVDVVWNDVVLHHETKIGKPGGVILSRLEKSSDQVREAININALYKWCDHLPATVLERVPRIAHITKKLGYDVSMKWPDYRMMDSVVTKKRKQ, encoded by the exons ATGTGTATGGCCAACGTGTTTACCTTACGACGAGGAACTTCCAAGTGTTTCGCTTTGATTTGCGTCTGTTTATTATCTCTACTGACCCtcttgttttcaaaatggtTATCTTCGTTTAAGTGTCCGGATGGAAAACTAGCTCATTCTGTCATCGTTGCAAGGAAATCTAATGATATTACGTCGCAAAGCCGCGTGCAAGTGGATCGTTACACGCCATTTATATTCGTTGGAGGATTTCCCCGAAGTGGAACGACATTAATGAGAGTTATGTTAGATGCTCATCCCGACATTAGATGCGGACAAGAAACCCGGGTCATTCCGCGAATTCTGCTCAATATTCCCAACATACTAAGGACAATCAGCAAAGAAGAGAATGCCCGACGATTAGAAGCTGGTGTAACAGAAGACGTGTTAGATTCGGCTGTAGCGGCTCTTATAACCGAGATCATAGCAAAACATGGGTATACCGCCCCTAGACTATGCAACAAAGATCCCCTAACCTTCAGAAATCTCACTTATTTGGCAAGGTTGTTTCCCAAAtctaagtttatttttatggttCGAGATGTTCGTGCAGTGCTCAACTCGATTATAGACAGAAAAATTAGAATACGGGGCGTCTATAGCCCCAGGTACTATGAAAACTACAATCCAGAGGATTTGCTGAGAGCTTGGAATGTGGCTGTAGGAGAAATGAATCGCCAGTGTGAGCAGTTGGGGAAAACGAGATGTTTGAGAATGCCATATGAACATCTGGTTTTATTTCCGACTGACAGCCTGAAAATAGTCTTGGAATTTGTTGATGTTGTTTGGAATGATGTAGTATTACATCACGAAACAAAGATAGGAAAACCTGGTGGAGTTATTCTCTCGCG CCTTGAAAAATCCAGCGACCAAGTTCGAGAAGCCATCAATATCAATGCATTATACAAGTGGTGTGATCATTTGCCGGCAACAGTGTTGGAACGGGTTCCCCGAATCGCTCATATAACGAAAAAACTGGGTTATGATGTTTCTATGAAATGGCCCGATTATCGTATGATGGACTCTGTTGTCACAAAAAAGCGTAAACAGTGA